A portion of the Deltaproteobacteria bacterium genome contains these proteins:
- a CDS encoding FprA family A-type flavoprotein, protein MQLRDFKARKVTDDVMWVGAIDWDRRIFDELIPLPDGTSYNSYLIRGSKHTALIDTVDPAKTEVMLSRIKSTGIEKIDYIIANHAEQDHSGSIPIVIEQHKEAKVVVTEKCKGMLCDLLHIDAERMLVVKDGDTIDLGGLTLQFIHFPWVHWPETMLTWLPERAVLFSCDLFGSHLATGDLFADSQADVLLGAKRYYAEIMMPFRSNINKQLAKINDLEISYIAPSHGPIFNIPNFITDAYLDWVSSPPRNLVVVPYISMHDSTRQMVEYFVDGMARRGICTEQINLGDGDIGKLAMLLVDAATVVVGSPMVLMGAHPKVVYAAYLLNILRPKLLHLSILGSFGWGGKLVEQLLGVMPNIKAEVLPPVLCKGAPKADDFAAIDALVAAISERHAALSNKLTRKS, encoded by the coding sequence ACTTCCTGATGGCACCAGTTATAATTCTTATTTAATTCGTGGTTCTAAGCACACAGCGCTTATCGATACAGTTGATCCAGCAAAAACCGAAGTTATGCTTAGTCGCATAAAGAGTACTGGTATTGAGAAAATTGACTATATTATTGCTAATCATGCCGAGCAGGACCATTCTGGCTCAATACCTATAGTGATTGAGCAACATAAAGAAGCCAAGGTGGTAGTTACTGAGAAGTGTAAAGGGATGCTTTGTGATCTATTGCATATAGATGCTGAGCGTATGTTAGTTGTTAAAGATGGTGATACTATCGATCTTGGTGGCCTCACTCTTCAATTCATTCATTTCCCATGGGTGCATTGGCCCGAGACCATGTTAACGTGGTTGCCTGAGCGCGCAGTACTTTTTTCTTGCGATTTGTTTGGATCACATCTCGCCACAGGTGATTTATTTGCCGACAGCCAAGCTGATGTTTTATTGGGTGCCAAGCGTTATTATGCTGAAATAATGATGCCTTTTCGCAGCAATATTAATAAGCAACTTGCAAAAATAAATGATTTAGAAATTAGTTACATTGCACCAAGCCATGGACCAATTTTTAATATACCCAATTTTATTACTGATGCTTATCTTGATTGGGTAAGTTCGCCGCCACGTAATTTAGTTGTAGTGCCGTACATTTCAATGCATGACAGTACTCGTCAGATGGTTGAGTATTTTGTTGATGGCATGGCTCGACGCGGTATTTGTACTGAGCAAATTAATTTAGGCGACGGTGATATTGGTAAGCTAGCAATGCTTTTAGTAGATGCAGCTACAGTCGTAGTTGGTTCGCCTATGGTTCTTATGGGGGCGCATCCAAAAGTAGTATATGCGGCATATCTATTGAATATATTGAGACCTAAATTGCTGCATTTATCTATTCTTGGGTCATTTGGTTGGGGTGGTAAACTCGTCGAGCAACTTCTAGGAGTTATGCCAAATATCAAAGCCGAAGTGTTACCACCGGTATTATGCAAAGGCGCACCCAAAGCCGATGATTTCGCAGCGATAGATGCATTAGTGGCAGCTATTAGCGAACGTCATGCTGCATTATCAAATAAGCTAACACGAAAATCTTAA